Sequence from the Silvibacterium dinghuense genome:
GGGCGATCTCGTAGAACTGCCGGGCCTGCGGCGAGTCGGCTCCAGCCAGCGCTATGGGCAGGCCGCTGTCGCCGCCTTTGCGAATACTGGGATCGAGCTCGACGGAGCCAAAAAACTTCAGCCCGAATTGCTGCGCGGTGCGCTCCGTTCCGCCCTTCGAGAAGATATCGATCTCCTGATGGCAGTGCGGACAGGTGAAATGGCTCATGTTCTCAACGAGTCCGAGAATCTCGACGTTGACCTGATGAAACATCTCAAGCGCCTTGCGCGCGTCCTGCAACGCGACGTCAGAGGGCGTCGAAACGACCACTGCTCCGGTCAGCGGGACGGTCTGCACCAGCGAGATGACCACGTCCCCGGTGCCCGGTGGCAGGTCGATGAGCAGGAAGTCCAGCTCGCCCCACTCCACCTGCTGCAGGAACTGGCGGATGATCTGGTGAAGCATCGGTCCGCGCATGACCAGCGGCTTGTCGCCGGGCGAGATGAAGCCGACCGAGATCACCTTCACGCCGTGCGCAAGGTTCGGTTCGATGCGGTTGCCCTCGAGGACCTTCGGCTGGCGATTTGTGCCCATCATCAACGGCACATTGGGGCCGTATATATCGGCGTCGATGAGGCCGACGCGGAAGCCGAGCTGGGCAAGCGCGATGGCCAGGTTCACCGAGAGCGTAGTTTTGCCTACTCCTCCCTTGCCTGATCCGACTGCGATGATGTTCGCCACGCCGGGCAGCGATGTAGGCTGCGGGGCCGGGGCATGTGCGTGTCCGTGCGCCATACTGCTCACTCCTTGCTTCTCTGAAACTCTGGTTATACCCGGGCTTCGGGCGTTGCCGCGCGCGCCTGCTTCTTGCGCTCCAGCTCCAGCTTGCGCAGCTCGCGACGACGGATCGCATCCTCGTAGCGGCGCTTGTCCTCGTCGGTCTCCGGCACCAGCTGCGCGACCGGCACGCTGCGTCCGCGCGCGTCGACGGCCACAAAGGTGAGATAGGCCGAGCCCACATGCCGATAGGTTCCGGCTACCGTGTTCTCCACCCACACCTTCACGCCTACTTCCATCGAAGTGTTGAAGGCGCGGTTCAGCGACGACTTGAGGATCAGCAGATCGCCCACATGCACGGGCGCGATGAAGTCGATGTGATCCATCGAAGCCGTGACCACATGCGTGCGCGCGTGCCGATAGGCAGCCATGGCGCCCACCAGGTCGATAAAGTGCATCAGGCGTCCGCCCAGCAGGTTCCCGAGCGTATTCGTATCATTCGGCAGAATCAATTCGGTCATCTCGGACCGCGACTCTCTTACACTGCGGACCGGTAACGACTGGCCGGAAAACTCCATGCGTAATCCCTTTCTTGCCTTCGGGGCTGACGACTGTAGCCCGCGCTGCTCTTTCTTGCAGCGTTCTTCTCCAGTGTCGGCAATCGCACGATTTTAGGCAAATGCGCGGCGGCCGGGCGAAAATATCCTCATGGACAAAGTTGCCCTGCTCTCCGAAATCCTGGCGCAAAACCCGTCGGATGCCTTCGCACGCTATGGTCTGGCGATGGAATATGCCAGCCGCGGCGAGGTCGAGACCTCACTGGCCGAATTCGGCCACCTGCTTACCGAGCATCCTGACTATACTGCCGGCTACTTCATGGCGGCGCAGACGCTGGCCAAGGCCGGCCGCAATGACGAGGCCCGCGCCCGGCTCCATGAGGGGATTGCATCCGCACAGCGCACCGGCAACCAGCACGCACTCAGCGAAATGCAGGCCATGCTCGACGATCTCGATCTGGCCGGCTGAGTCTTTGCGGCTCATGCACACCCGCGGAGTGCGGCATCAAAACAGGCTCTTCACTCTGGCCCACGCGGCGGATGAAACGCGCATAATACAAAAACCATGAGAATCCCCCTCTTTCCGCTGGACGTGGTGCTCTTTCCCGGAGCACCGCTCCCGCTGCACATCTTCGAAGATCGCTACAAGAAGATGATTGGGGAATGCCTCGAGCAGAACACCGCTTTCGGCGTGGTGCGCGCGCAGCAGGACGGCCTGGCCGTCATCGGATGCACAGCCCGTATGCTCCGCGTCCTGCACCAATACGAGGATGGACGTCTCGACATTCTCTGCCAGGGCGAGCAGCGTTTTGAGATCGAGATGCTCGACAACTCACTCGAATATCTGCAGGCCGATGTGCTCTTCCTCGAAGATGAGGAGGAAACGGCAACGCGCGAACAGCGCGAGCGTTGCGCCGCACTGCACTTCGAAACCATGGAGCTTGCCGGTATGGAGATGGAGGCTACGCACCTCAGTCTCGACGGGCCCATCTCGTTTCAGCTCGCTGCGGCACTGCCTGCCGATCTCGGCTTCAAGCAGCAGATACTCAGCCTGCGCTCGGATGCCGAGCGTACTGCACACCTGCTGCAGTTCTACGAAGCCATCCTCCCAAAGCTGCGCAGCAGCGTCACTACACAGAAGACGGCAAAGAAGAACGGCCACATCATGTAGCGACCGGCCGTCCAGGCTGCTGCGCGCAGGGCGATCCGCCTTCGGCCTCCGCTCCCTTTGGTCGCGCTCCAGCACTGTACCGGCTGCAGGTCCCTCCACTGCGCGAGACAAAATCGTCTGGCTCCGGTCGGGATGACAATTATGGAACGAACGGGTTTGTATGTACCCCACTCAAGTCAACTATGAGATTGAAGGGGCCACCCAGCGTGGGAGCACCTAGGGAACACCCAGGGCGTATCCCCATATATCCAGGCTGAAAATAAGCGACTTGTATTGCGCATTGTCATTCCGACCGGAGTGAGCCGTAAGGCGAACGGAGTGGAGGAACCTGCAGTTTTCTCCGGCACAGGCAGAACTGCAGGTTTCTCCACTCCGCAGGACGATAGAACTGTCCTGCTCCGGTCGAAATGACAATTTGTGGAATGGCGATAGGGGGATACGACTTAGGGAGCGGTGCCAAAGGCTGATAGCATCCGCTCGCCTTGCCCGTGGGAATCCACTACTCTGAACAGGAGACGCCCACCGGCGAGCCTGGCTCGCTTTCGCCAACCTTTTCACGGAGGAATGCATGTCCCATCCCAGCCTGCCATCCACACTCGGAGCACTCCGCAGCAGCGCCAAATTTTCCGCTGCGCGTCTGGCAGACCGCACCGTGAAAGACGAGATGCGCGAAAATCTGATTGCGCGGCTGCGCTCCGGCGAAACCATTTTTCCCGGCATCATCGGCTACGAAGACACGGTTGTTCCGCAGATCATCAATGCCGTGCTCTCGCGGCAGAACTTCATTCTTCTCGGCCTGCGCGGGCAGGCCAAGAGCCGCATTCTGCGCTCGCTCACAGCGCTGCTTGATGAACAGGCGCCCTACATTGCCGGATGCGAGATTCGCGACAATCCCTACCGCCCACTCTGCAAGCGGTGCCAAATGCTGATCGCCGAGAAGGGCGACGCCACGCCGATTGCATGGATGGGACGCAGCGAGCGCTATATCGAAAAGCTCGCCACGCCGGACGTTACGGTGGCCGACCTGATCGGCGATCTCGATCCCATCAAGGCGGCGCGGCGCGGCGAAGACCTGGCCAGCGAGCTGACCGTGCACTACGGCCTGCTGCCCCGCGCGAATCGCGGCATCTTCGCCATCAATGAGCTCGCCGACCTCGCCGGCAAGATTCAGGTTGCGCTCTTCAACATCATGCAGGAAGGCGATGTGCAGATTAAGGGCTATCCGGTGCGCCTCGAGCTCGATGTGGCCCTGACCTTCAGTGCCAACCCCGAGGATTACACGGCGCGCGGCAAGATTGTGACTCCGCTCAAGGACCGCATCGGCTCGGAGATTCGCACGCACTACGCCGAAAGCCTCGAAGAGGGTCTGGCCATCACCGCGCAGGAGGCGTGGACCGAGCGCGGCCATGCGAAGCTCGTCCTCCCACAGTATCTACGCGAGATTGTCGAGCAGGTGGCCTTTACTGCCCGCGAAGACAAGCGTGTGGACAAGCGCAGCGGCGTGAGCCAGCGCCTGCCCATCTCCACGATGGAGCTGGTTGTCTCGAATGCGGAACGCCGGGCTCTTGTGCACAGCGAGGAGGAAGTGGTGCCCCGCGTCGGCGATCTGTATACCGCCGTTCCCGGCATCACCGGCAAGGTCGAGCTCGAGTATGAGGGCGAGATGCGCGGCGCGGACACCGTGGTCAAGGAGATTCTGCGTACCGCCATCGGCCGCATCTTCGATCGCTACTTCGCCGACCTGAACACGCAGCAAATCGAGCAATGGTTCAATCTCGGCGGATCGACGAAGGTGGAGGACAGCCAGCCGACCGAGGCCACGCTGGAAGAACTGAAGCAGATCCAGGGCCTGATCGAAAAGCTCAAGCCGCTCGGGATCACAGCCAAAAGTTCCGCGGCTGAGACGGTAGCCGCTGCCGAGTTCTTACTGGAAGGCATGGTCGCCCATCGCCGGATTTCGCGCAGCGAGGAGCGCGCCTTCTTCGCGGAAAAGAAGCAGCAGCCGGCACGGCGCGAACGTCCCAGCGAAGAGACCGAATACGAGCAATGGCAGACGCGGCGCTCGCGGCGGGGAAACTTTAATTAGCTTCCAGCTGCCAGCTCTTAGCTTTTCGCTTGTTCATGCCGGTGCCGGCGGACTTTGCCTGGGTTGAAGAAAATGAATCCTTGCAGAAGCATTTTCGCTAGAAGCTAGAAGCTAGAAGCTAGAAGCTAGAAGCTAGAAGCTAGAAGCTAGAAGCTAGAAGCTAGAAGCTAGAAGCTAGAAGCTAGAAGCTAGAAGCTAGAAGCTAGAAGCTAGAAGCTAGAAGCTAGAAGCTAGAAGCTAGAAGCTAGGAGCTGCGTTATGAAGCGGGTTCGATATTCGAAGTTCACCGGCGACCTCGCCTCCGAGATCGATATGGAGGATTTGCTGAAGGCGCTCTCCGACT
This genomic interval carries:
- a CDS encoding Mrp/NBP35 family ATP-binding protein, with translation MAHGHAHAPAPQPTSLPGVANIIAVGSGKGGVGKTTLSVNLAIALAQLGFRVGLIDADIYGPNVPLMMGTNRQPKVLEGNRIEPNLAHGVKVISVGFISPGDKPLVMRGPMLHQIIRQFLQQVEWGELDFLLIDLPPGTGDVVISLVQTVPLTGAVVVSTPSDVALQDARKALEMFHQVNVEILGLVENMSHFTCPHCHQEIDIFSKGGTERTAQQFGLKFFGSVELDPSIRKGGDSGLPIALAGADSPQARQFYEIARQVAERAQMQSAKDENIFEIS
- a CDS encoding acyl-CoA thioesterase produces the protein MEFSGQSLPVRSVRESRSEMTELILPNDTNTLGNLLGGRLMHFIDLVGAMAAYRHARTHVVTASMDHIDFIAPVHVGDLLILKSSLNRAFNTSMEVGVKVWVENTVAGTYRHVGSAYLTFVAVDARGRSVPVAQLVPETDEDKRRYEDAIRRRELRKLELERKKQARAATPEARV
- a CDS encoding tetratricopeptide repeat protein, with the translated sequence MDKVALLSEILAQNPSDAFARYGLAMEYASRGEVETSLAEFGHLLTEHPDYTAGYFMAAQTLAKAGRNDEARARLHEGIASAQRTGNQHALSEMQAMLDDLDLAG
- a CDS encoding LON peptidase substrate-binding domain-containing protein yields the protein MRIPLFPLDVVLFPGAPLPLHIFEDRYKKMIGECLEQNTAFGVVRAQQDGLAVIGCTARMLRVLHQYEDGRLDILCQGEQRFEIEMLDNSLEYLQADVLFLEDEEETATREQRERCAALHFETMELAGMEMEATHLSLDGPISFQLAAALPADLGFKQQILSLRSDAERTAHLLQFYEAILPKLRSSVTTQKTAKKNGHIM
- a CDS encoding magnesium chelatase — its product is MSHPSLPSTLGALRSSAKFSAARLADRTVKDEMRENLIARLRSGETIFPGIIGYEDTVVPQIINAVLSRQNFILLGLRGQAKSRILRSLTALLDEQAPYIAGCEIRDNPYRPLCKRCQMLIAEKGDATPIAWMGRSERYIEKLATPDVTVADLIGDLDPIKAARRGEDLASELTVHYGLLPRANRGIFAINELADLAGKIQVALFNIMQEGDVQIKGYPVRLELDVALTFSANPEDYTARGKIVTPLKDRIGSEIRTHYAESLEEGLAITAQEAWTERGHAKLVLPQYLREIVEQVAFTAREDKRVDKRSGVSQRLPISTMELVVSNAERRALVHSEEEVVPRVGDLYTAVPGITGKVELEYEGEMRGADTVVKEILRTAIGRIFDRYFADLNTQQIEQWFNLGGSTKVEDSQPTEATLEELKQIQGLIEKLKPLGITAKSSAAETVAAAEFLLEGMVAHRRISRSEERAFFAEKKQQPARRERPSEETEYEQWQTRRSRRGNFN